From Alteromonas sp. BL110:
CCGATGCTAAACCTTTTATTGCCCCCGCACCGGCAAGGTTCATCAAACGACGAAATCTCGGGCATTCTAAGTGGCTTGGCGCGGTGCAGGCTGCCGCATGTTGCAGACCATCGCGCATGGCTGTGAGCTTTTTTATTGTTCCGTCTAGTTCATTAGCTTTTCTCAGTAGTAGCTCACGATCAATTTCAGGCTTTGCCTCGTTCCCCAAAATACCCGCAATCTCTTCTAAAGAAAAACCTGCAGCGCGACCTAATGCTATTAACTCAAGACGCTCTAGTATATTCGGGCTAAACACACGACGTATACCTTGCCTACCAATAGAACTGATAAGACCTTTCTCTTCATAAAACCGAAGTGTTGATGCTGACACTCCTGACTTTTTGGCTACTTGAGATATTTCCATACATTTTCCAAAGGATTACTTGACTTAAAGTTAACTTTAAGTTGTAGGCTAGCATTTCTTACTAATTGAAACTAGCTGTTGAGTGTGAATATGCAGAACATTGTTTTTATCGTACTGATTGGCATTGGGGCTACCCTAGTGATGGATTTATGGGCGTTGCTAAGGCAACAATTATTTGGTATTGCTCCAACAAATTGGGGCATGGTGGGGCGCTGGATAGGGCATATGAGAAAAGGGCGGTTCTTCCATACTTCTATTGCCAACGCCAATGCTGTGAGTGGTGAGAAAACTATTGGGTGGACAGCGCATTATGTGATCGGTATTGGCTATGCGGTGTTACTTTTTCTTATATTTGGAGAGGCTTGGTTGCTAGAACCATCGGCAGGGCCAGCTTTAGCACTAGGTATAGCCACAGTAGTTGCACCATTTTTCGTATTGCAGCCTGGTATGGGCGCAGGAATTGCTGCGTCGAAAGCGCCTAATCCTAACGCTGTCCGTCTACATAGCGTTTTAAACCATGCAGTATTTGGCTTAGGGTTGTACCTTTCGGCATTGGTTCTTAGGCCCGTCCTTTAGAGCTGGCTATAATCGCTCGTTGATTAATTGAATAAAATTCTGCGTATAATGCGTATTGAAATAAAACGTGCATAAAAGAAAACAGGATGAAAATTTCACTGGAAGAAATAAACAAATCTAACTATGAGCAGGTTTGTGACTTGGACGTGGCCGAAGATCAGCAAGCGTTTGTAGCGTGCAATATGTGGTCGCTGGTTGAGTCTTTTTACAACCAGAGCCATACCTGCAAAGCTATTTATTGCGACAACCAGCCCGTAGGGTTCTTTATGTGGGTTCAGGAAACGCCAACTAAGGTGTCTATTTGGCGTTTTATGATTGATGAGAGCCATCAAAATAGGGGAATTGGCAGAGTTGCTTTATCTCAAGCTATCACGCTCATAAAGCAAACTTCAGAGCTAAAACAAATAGAGATATGCTACAACCCCAAGAATCCTGTCGCCAAAGCCTTCTATTCAAGCTTTGGTTTCGAAGAGGTGGGGTTAGATGAAGATGGCGAAGACATGCTTGCTGTTATTGCCATTTAGCCACGATTTAAATTTAAAGCAGCGAAATGCGAGGGATCTCAAGATATGGACGTCATAGATATTAAGACTTTTATTCCAAGCAAAAACTACGACATTTCTAAAGCATTTTATTCTGAGATTGGATTTAATGCAGAATACGTAAATGAAGATCTAACACTGTTTGAAAATGGTGATTGTCTCTTCTTTCTTCAGCGCTTCTATAATCCTGAATTGGCGAATAACTTTATGCTACAAATCTGTGTAGCAGACATTCAGGACGCTTTTGATTTGTGCTCGCGCTCGTTACATAAAACGAAAATTTCATCAATTGAGCAACGACATTGGGGAAGTGTTTTCTATCTATGGGGCCCGTCGGGCGAGCTTCTTCATATTACTGAATTAGGTAGCTAGCTTTTGCGAGAATGAGGGACGGAATGACGAATGATGCATACGAATTACACCATTAAAGAAAGCCCTCCGTCAGTTGAAGACTTTGCCAGTTTAAGAAAATTGATTGGATGGAGTAACCCGTGCCTATCGGTTGTTCAAAAAAGTATTGATGCCTCGTTGTTTTGGGCAACCATTTACCTCGAAAACAACCTTGTAGGCTGTGGTCGGGTGATTGGCGATGGCGCAATGTATTTTTACATTCAAGACGTCATTATTCATCCAGAACATCAGAATAAAGGTTTGGGATCGAAAATAATGAACACCTTGATTACACATTTAGAGTCTTGCTGCGCACCTGGCGCAACGATTGGCTTGTTGGCTGCGCATGGTAAGGAAAGTTTTTATCTTAAGTTCGGTTTTGAACCTCGTGATGGTGAAAGTTTAGGTCTAGGCATGTGCAGGTTTATTTAGCTACCTGGTCATTAACGCGACATGAAAGTCTTAAGAGTTCTCAAGTTTATTCAAATCACTATGTATCGTAATTATCGTCTTTCAAACAACGGCAACTTTCCGTTTAAAGGCGGCAAGTCACCTCCGCTTTTTATGAATAGTATGACGATGAATATCGAATTCTTTCAGCATTAAAAAATATATATCCCCTGAATATAGCCGCCATATCTAACACGTTTAAAAGTAGCGTTCTTAATGCAGCTTGCAGCCTCTCTTTGGTGTGAATTTTGCAAAAGCCTGTTTAAAGACACTGAAAATGTCGGTTTGCGTAGTAGCTGATCACTGTTTTTCGATGAGTTTTTGCTTCTTTCCGATAGAAATTTGACGTTTTTCACTGGACACGTGTAATGAAAAGTATGACAAAACCTGTCTCTCACGCTTTGCTGACAGAAAATGGTCGCTTAGTCGCGAAAGCCTTGGCATATACCGCGCTTCTCTTGGGCTTACTCTCTGGTTGCTCTTCATCTGACGAACCTAAAAGCCAATTCGCGCAAGCCGATACCAGTAGCGTATCGGCATTGGGGAATGTGGAATACCATACCTATATGTTGGCGAACGAACTTTTTGCTGATGTGGGTCCAGCACGTCAGTCTCGCTATGCGGTAGTCGGCTTCGTACCTGCCGATACTATGAAATACAGTGCCGACCATCAACACCCGTTAATGCTATTGGGCCATCAGCTGGAACAGGGAATGATTACTGAGGCCACGAAAAGAGGCTTTTCTACTCAAGAATTTAAGCTTTCGAACGATATAATTGTTAGTGACGAAAGCGACAGAGTGTTAACGCGCAATATCGACCAGCTTTCCAATATTGAGCGCGTCGATTTCTATATCACCGGCACCTTGGTGTATCAAGAGTCTGGTGCCGTGGTTAACGCTCGAATTATCAACGCTAGAAATAAAAACATTGTCGCTGCAGCAACACGCTTTTTCCCTGCCGAACTGTTTTGGCGCGAAGAACAAGTAACCACCAGAAACGGCAAGTTATACAGAACTGAAGGTACGAGGTAACCCCATGAAAAGACGAAATCAATACGCGGCGCTTTCGCTTTGTGCTTCACTGCTAAGCATTAGCGGGTGCTCTATGATGATGGGGGAAGAAGAGGTAGCAGAACAAGCGCCTCAGCGCCCAGCCATGAACGTGATTGATATTACTGCCGCCGATCGCGCTCCTACGAAGCCAGTTGAAAATACCAGTGAGATCCAGTCTCAGGGGATGGATGCGTATGGCGCTATCGGTCAACCTCCTTTGTATTCGAGCGTACAGGGCGCGTATAAAGGTCGACCTCTAACCAAGCACATTGGCGACTATGTGAAGAACATGGCGCAAGACTTAATTGCCAATATGGAATACGTGAATAACAAGACGCCAATCGGTGTAACTCATTTTGCACTGCTAGATACAGACTTGCAGAAAACGGATTTGCTTGGTCGTCAGATGGCGGAATCCTTTGTGCACGAACTGCATAAATTCCGCGTGCCGGTTATAGACTTCAAAGCTACCGAGTATATTCGCATTACTGACGATGGCGATTTTGTATTAAGCCGAGACTATTTGGAATTGAGCAGCAGCCTTCCTATTGAATACGTGTTAACCGGAACAATGACCAAGCACCAAGGTGGCGTGTTAGTTAACGCCCGTATTTTAGGCATGGAGTCGCGTGCAGTGGTGGCAACAGCGCAAATGTTAGTGCCCTTCTACGTGGTAGATGCACTTATTCCAAGTGACGGCAGCCAGCAAAACGGCATGCGCGATGGCGTTAAGCTAAGTCGCGGCTAGGAGTTTCAGTATGGTGTTTGTAAAGAAGCTTGTTGCAAATAGCTGGGTAGCCGTTGGCGTAATGCTGAGTGTTTGTATGACAGGGTGCACTAGCACAGAGTCTATTGGCTCATTTTGGTTAGGTGAAGACGGTGAAATTACGCATCACGCCGAGCCAGTTCCTGTGCCAAGCCGTTCAGGGTTAGAGTACACACCAGATTCTCGCGATAGACAATATCAACAGCACGTGGAAGTAGAGCCCGGCTACAAAGACCCGCTACACCATGGCTATTCACCTTCACAAACGCACAAACGTTTAAACGATTACGCTTCGCAGCTTGCGATGGAGTTGATGGACAATGCAACCCGTCTTACGCAGCAAGATATGGTGGGTGTGGCGAGTTTTGTGAGGCTTAATCAGTCGTTGAGCGACAGCACCGTCTTAGGCAATCAGCTTTCAGAGTATCTAATAGCCGAGCTGCAAGACTTTGGGTTAGCGGTTGTCGACTTTAAGCTTGCAGGTGGCATTACCGTAACGCCAGTTGGCGATTTCGTACTTACTCGAGATGGTACTGCACTAGCTAAACAGGTTGAAATGGACCATGTTGTAACCGGCACCATCATTGAAGATGACAGAGGCGTTAGAGTAAACGCCCGTATTGTGTCTCTGGAAAATAAACAAGTGGTGGCTAGTGCCAACGTCTACATTCCTGCGTTTATCGTGATGGATTTAAATAAAATGGCTAGCGTTAACTAGCCATTTACTTCTTTTGTCCTTTGCCTTCTAAAGCGAACTCATTTTGTGTTCGCTTCATAACCTCTAAACATCCGATCTTCTACGTCTAGGCACAGTAGAGTTTTCACAAAGGCCTCTTCGTTTATTAACCCTGACTTCTAATCGCTTCGCGAGTCATAAAGCGGCTTGTGTTTACAGCATTAAGCAGATCATTGCTTAAAGGTAACGGCTCCTTACATAGGCTGCTCACCAAAACCTCTGCCATTAAAGGCGCCGTGGTTAGCCCTCGTGACCCTAAGCAAGTAAGAGTGGAAACTAGGCTGTTTGGTAAGACTGGCGCGCTAGTCAACGGCTTGCCCACACCAAGCATATCGTAGTGTTTTTTCAGCGCATTAAAATCATGCAGTGCACCGACAACAGGCTGGTGGTCGGGTGAACCTAAACGCGTTGCCGCTCTTGCTTGGCCGTCGTGTTGTAATGCCTGAACTATGCTGGTGTTTGCCAGCGCCTGTTCGTGTGTGGCTAGGTTTGTTTCGGTTTCTTCGCTTCGCACATCGGTACTTAGGTCGTTTTTAACGTAGGTTGAACCAAGTGCGTGTCTGTCGTCGAGCGCAGGTGTCATATAGCCTTTGTGACACAGCACAGTGTTAAGCTGGTCAATTGGCATTTGGGTGGGAATAGCTTCAACCTGACCGCGAACAGGGCGAAGAGACAGGCTGTCAAAATCGCTAGCTTTCACGGCACCTGCGCCAAGGGCAAGAATAAGGTGATCGGCAATAACGTTTTCTTGTGGTAAGTCGCTATCGAAAGTGTTGCTATCAAGATCACCCTTAGCACATTTGTCAGGCTCACCAGGGTTAAAACAAATTTGCACTTTCTGTGTTGCTGACCCGTTAACGCTGTCACCTTTAGCTATATCCACATCATCCGCATCAAGAGCATCGGTTGAAACGCCACTATCTTCATTGTGTGGCGCTCCCTCAATCGCTTTATGGGATACATAGGTATGATTGGATTTCAGCTCGAGTTTGCCACTTTGAAGTGCCTCTTCAATCATGGCAGTAACTAGTTGCGGAGGAGAAATCCATCCGCCGAGGCCGATGTATAAGCCAGAGTAGGGAAGAGCTAGGTTAGCGATATCGCTCACCTCTTTGCTGTCCACGGTCCTAATCAAAGCTTCAGGCCATACGTCGGCTGTTGCCAGTTTATTTTGGCGTTCTGCTACCTTGTCGTTAAAGCTTAATTGAATAACGCCGCAGAAATCATGAGCAACGTTGGTGAGACCATTGGGTTTCACATATTCAATAGTGTGGTCGTAGGCTTGTCTAGCATATAAAAAACTGTGCGCCTGAATACGGCTGGCAATACTTGCTTCGCTATGAAGCTGCGGGTAAAAACCACCTTGCGGATTGCCAGACGCGCCGCTTGCAAGGGTGTCACCATCAAAATACAAAGTAGTGCTAACACCGCGCTTCACTAACGCAAGACACGCTGAGGCTGCGGCAAGGCCGGAGCCTACTACTGCGACTTTACTTGTTTTATCCAAACTGCCGTTAGCGTACCTGTAATAGGGGCCAGTAGGCAGGCGAAGTTTATGCTGCACGTTTTCATTGTTTTGGTTAAAAACGCCGGTGAGCATGTCGCGCTTACGGCCAAAACCGTTGCGTTTTTTAATGGTAAAACCTACACCCGCAAGCCCGCGCTTTACGATGCCCGCAGCGGTAAAGGTGCCAAAGGTTGTGCCAGTTTTTGACAAGCGAGCCATTTGGCTAAACAGAGCATCGGTCCACATGTCCGGATTTTTACTTGGTGCAAAACCATCTAAAAACCAGGCATCGATGAGACCATTTACAGGAGAATGCCATTGAGGTAGAAGTTCGTGAACATCACCAATCCACAGGTCGAGCGTTGTAGAGTGGCTATCGAAATGTAAGCGATGACAACCTTCAAGTCCCATAGGGTAAAGCGAAGCGAGTGCTTGCGCTTCTGCTTTAAGTGCAGGAAAAGCTTCTAGCGCACGCTGCATATCATCTTGAGGCAGAGGAAACTTTTCCGTGGTAATAAAGTAAAGGTGCTTAAGCGGATGATTCGGGTTCGCTGCTCTAAATTCGTTAAAGGCACGCATGGCGACCAAAAAGTTCAGCCCAGTTCCAAAACCTGTTTCGGCGATGACAAAAGTAGGGTTGGGCCACTGTTGCCAGCGCTCAGCAAGGCCGTTGC
This genomic window contains:
- a CDS encoding helix-turn-helix domain-containing protein, translating into MEISQVAKKSGVSASTLRFYEEKGLISSIGRQGIRRVFSPNILERLELIALGRAAGFSLEEIAGILGNEAKPEIDRELLLRKANELDGTIKKLTAMRDGLQHAAACTAPSHLECPRFRRLMNLAGAGAIKGLASGKK
- a CDS encoding DUF2938 domain-containing protein, producing MQNIVFIVLIGIGATLVMDLWALLRQQLFGIAPTNWGMVGRWIGHMRKGRFFHTSIANANAVSGEKTIGWTAHYVIGIGYAVLLFLIFGEAWLLEPSAGPALALGIATVVAPFFVLQPGMGAGIAASKAPNPNAVRLHSVLNHAVFGLGLYLSALVLRPVL
- a CDS encoding GNAT family N-acetyltransferase; this translates as MKISLEEINKSNYEQVCDLDVAEDQQAFVACNMWSLVESFYNQSHTCKAIYCDNQPVGFFMWVQETPTKVSIWRFMIDESHQNRGIGRVALSQAITLIKQTSELKQIEICYNPKNPVAKAFYSSFGFEEVGLDEDGEDMLAVIAI
- a CDS encoding GNAT family N-acetyltransferase — protein: MMHTNYTIKESPPSVEDFASLRKLIGWSNPCLSVVQKSIDASLFWATIYLENNLVGCGRVIGDGAMYFYIQDVIIHPEHQNKGLGSKIMNTLITHLESCCAPGATIGLLAAHGKESFYLKFGFEPRDGESLGLGMCRFI
- a CDS encoding FlgO family outer membrane protein — its product is MKSMTKPVSHALLTENGRLVAKALAYTALLLGLLSGCSSSDEPKSQFAQADTSSVSALGNVEYHTYMLANELFADVGPARQSRYAVVGFVPADTMKYSADHQHPLMLLGHQLEQGMITEATKRGFSTQEFKLSNDIIVSDESDRVLTRNIDQLSNIERVDFYITGTLVYQESGAVVNARIINARNKNIVAAATRFFPAELFWREEQVTTRNGKLYRTEGTR
- a CDS encoding FlgO family outer membrane protein, coding for MKRRNQYAALSLCASLLSISGCSMMMGEEEVAEQAPQRPAMNVIDITAADRAPTKPVENTSEIQSQGMDAYGAIGQPPLYSSVQGAYKGRPLTKHIGDYVKNMAQDLIANMEYVNNKTPIGVTHFALLDTDLQKTDLLGRQMAESFVHELHKFRVPVIDFKATEYIRITDDGDFVLSRDYLELSSSLPIEYVLTGTMTKHQGGVLVNARILGMESRAVVATAQMLVPFYVVDALIPSDGSQQNGMRDGVKLSRG
- a CDS encoding FlgO family outer membrane protein, with product MVFVKKLVANSWVAVGVMLSVCMTGCTSTESIGSFWLGEDGEITHHAEPVPVPSRSGLEYTPDSRDRQYQQHVEVEPGYKDPLHHGYSPSQTHKRLNDYASQLAMELMDNATRLTQQDMVGVASFVRLNQSLSDSTVLGNQLSEYLIAELQDFGLAVVDFKLAGGITVTPVGDFVLTRDGTALAKQVEMDHVVTGTIIEDDRGVRVNARIVSLENKQVVASANVYIPAFIVMDLNKMASVN
- the mnmC gene encoding FAD-dependent 5-carboxymethylaminomethyl-2-thiouridine(34) oxidoreductase MnmC, with translation MKSKHAQVHFNESGTPVADHFDDVYFSNDSGIDETQHVFVAGNGLAERWQQWPNPTFVIAETGFGTGLNFLVAMRAFNEFRAANPNHPLKHLYFITTEKFPLPQDDMQRALEAFPALKAEAQALASLYPMGLEGCHRLHFDSHSTTLDLWIGDVHELLPQWHSPVNGLIDAWFLDGFAPSKNPDMWTDALFSQMARLSKTGTTFGTFTAAGIVKRGLAGVGFTIKKRNGFGRKRDMLTGVFNQNNENVQHKLRLPTGPYYRYANGSLDKTSKVAVVGSGLAAASACLALVKRGVSTTLYFDGDTLASGASGNPQGGFYPQLHSEASIASRIQAHSFLYARQAYDHTIEYVKPNGLTNVAHDFCGVIQLSFNDKVAERQNKLATADVWPEALIRTVDSKEVSDIANLALPYSGLYIGLGGWISPPQLVTAMIEEALQSGKLELKSNHTYVSHKAIEGAPHNEDSGVSTDALDADDVDIAKGDSVNGSATQKVQICFNPGEPDKCAKGDLDSNTFDSDLPQENVIADHLILALGAGAVKASDFDSLSLRPVRGQVEAIPTQMPIDQLNTVLCHKGYMTPALDDRHALGSTYVKNDLSTDVRSEETETNLATHEQALANTSIVQALQHDGQARAATRLGSPDHQPVVGALHDFNALKKHYDMLGVGKPLTSAPVLPNSLVSTLTCLGSRGLTTAPLMAEVLVSSLCKEPLPLSNDLLNAVNTSRFMTREAIRSQG